One segment of Comamonas thiooxydans DNA contains the following:
- a CDS encoding TlyA family RNA methyltransferase: protein MRADVFLVEAGHAATRSQAQRLIASGVEWRLTPLAPWKKVAKNGDDIPAGAELQLLDAAEAKYISRGGLKLEGALAATGLSVKGLRCLDVGQSTGGFTDCLLQAGAAQVIGLDVGHGQLHERLKNDERVVCVEGFNARALTPELLEKACDEALCEVIEEEEDNDTQPVAPYAWMRNGGQVDEDYDDSDDAKEQDVESFKAERAAKAKARAEGLAPVELRRKPGTENIDISPAFDFVTGDLSFISLTLVLPAVVQLLKPHGQLLMLVKPQFELQPGQIGKGGIVRDTALYAEVEKRIRDCLGDLGLSVKQWLDSPIEGGDGNHEFFVWAQQGAEVKTPAPVVADEAAAARPAVKAAAKRPSRADIKAQRAKQELYEDPEVASFGQPGPARSKQKKRNER from the coding sequence ATGCGCGCAGATGTTTTTCTGGTTGAAGCAGGTCATGCTGCCACCCGTTCCCAGGCCCAGCGCCTGATCGCCTCGGGTGTGGAGTGGCGCCTGACGCCGCTGGCGCCATGGAAGAAAGTGGCCAAGAACGGCGATGACATTCCTGCCGGTGCCGAGCTGCAGCTGCTGGACGCCGCAGAGGCCAAATACATCTCGCGCGGCGGGCTCAAGCTCGAGGGCGCGCTGGCCGCGACCGGCCTGAGCGTCAAGGGCTTGCGCTGCCTGGATGTGGGCCAGAGCACGGGCGGCTTCACCGATTGCCTGCTGCAGGCCGGTGCGGCCCAGGTCATCGGCCTCGACGTGGGCCACGGCCAGCTGCACGAGCGCCTGAAGAATGACGAGCGCGTGGTCTGCGTCGAGGGCTTCAACGCCCGCGCGCTGACGCCCGAGCTGCTGGAGAAGGCCTGCGACGAGGCGCTGTGCGAAGTCATCGAGGAAGAAGAGGACAACGACACCCAGCCCGTCGCTCCCTATGCCTGGATGCGCAACGGCGGTCAGGTCGATGAGGACTATGACGACAGCGACGATGCCAAGGAGCAGGATGTCGAGAGCTTCAAGGCCGAGCGCGCCGCCAAGGCCAAGGCCCGTGCCGAAGGTCTGGCTCCGGTGGAATTGCGCCGCAAGCCCGGCACCGAAAATATCGACATCAGCCCGGCTTTCGATTTCGTGACCGGCGATCTGTCCTTCATCTCGCTGACCCTGGTGCTGCCTGCCGTGGTGCAGCTGCTCAAGCCCCATGGCCAGTTGCTGATGCTGGTCAAGCCCCAGTTCGAGCTGCAGCCCGGCCAGATCGGCAAGGGCGGCATCGTGCGCGACACGGCCTTGTACGCCGAGGTTGAAAAGCGCATTCGCGACTGCCTCGGCGATCTGGGGCTGAGCGTCAAGCAGTGGCTGGACTCGCCCATTGAGGGCGGCGACGGCAATCACGAATTCTTTGTCTGGGCCCAGCAGGGCGCTGAAGTCAAGACTCCGGCCCCCGTCGTTGCGGACGAAGCGGCTGCGGCCAGGCCGGCCGTCAAGGCGGCCGCCAAGCGCCCTTCGCGTGCCGACATCAAGGCCCAGCGCGCCAAGCAGGAGCTGTATGAGGACCCCGAGGTGGCCAGCTTCGGCCAGCCCGGCCCGGCCCGCAGCAAGCAGAAAAAACGCAACGAACGTTGA
- the metF gene encoding methylenetetrahydrofolate reductase [NAD(P)H] yields the protein MSFPVSFEFFPTKTPEGAAKHVGVRQALYARKPEFCSVTYGAGGSTQAGTFTMVRDIQNEGVGAASHFSCIGATHEKVRAELNELKAMGVKRIVALRGDLPSGYGLGGEFQYASDLVAFVRQEFGDWFHIEVAAYPETHPQAKSPRSDLDAFVAKVRAGADSAITQYFYNADAYMRFVDEVKALGLDVPVVPGIMPITSSTQLMRFSDACGAEIPRWIRLRLQAFGDDTASIRAFGLDVVTHLCEQLRSQGAPGLHFYTMNQSVATLEICDRLGL from the coding sequence ATGAGCTTTCCCGTCAGCTTCGAGTTTTTCCCCACCAAGACGCCCGAAGGCGCTGCCAAGCATGTGGGCGTGCGCCAGGCCCTGTATGCGCGCAAGCCCGAGTTCTGCTCCGTGACCTATGGCGCGGGCGGCTCCACCCAGGCCGGCACCTTCACCATGGTGCGCGACATCCAGAACGAAGGCGTGGGCGCGGCCTCGCACTTCTCCTGCATCGGCGCCACGCATGAAAAAGTGCGCGCCGAATTGAACGAACTCAAGGCCATGGGCGTCAAGCGCATCGTCGCCTTGCGCGGTGACCTGCCCAGCGGCTACGGCCTCGGCGGCGAGTTCCAGTACGCCAGCGATCTGGTGGCTTTCGTGCGCCAGGAGTTCGGCGACTGGTTTCACATCGAAGTCGCCGCTTATCCTGAAACTCACCCTCAAGCAAAGTCCCCTCGCAGCGATCTGGACGCATTTGTTGCTAAAGTGCGCGCTGGTGCAGATTCCGCCATCACGCAATACTTCTACAATGCCGACGCATACATGCGCTTTGTCGATGAGGTGAAGGCCCTGGGGCTCGACGTGCCGGTCGTGCCGGGAATCATGCCTATTACCAGCTCTACGCAGCTGATGCGCTTCTCGGATGCATGTGGTGCCGAGATTCCGCGCTGGATTCGTCTGCGTCTGCAGGCGTTCGGAGATGACACCGCTTCCATTCGTGCGTTCGGTCTGGATGTCGTGACTCATCTATGCGAGCAGTTGCGCAGCCAGGGTGCTCCCGGGCTGCACTTCTATACGATGAACCAGAGCGTCGCCACTCTGGAGATCTGCGACCGTCTGGGTCTGTAA
- a CDS encoding septal ring lytic transglycosylase RlpA family protein: MAGCAPLPEKPEEQPPVVQSHPRKKGAQPSVSAPLLPDAYARSNYRDKGLGVKANKPADADRADLPEDSNKYELSPPRESDQAGLASWYGEQFHGRKTASGERFDSMDMTAAHKTLPFGTRVCVRSSVTGKSVVVRINDRGPFAPGRVIDLSKAAAQELGMLGLGIKPVELWQLDADEDECPATLNASSRKRHPSVAQGAAAAKTRAASANQPARKVSQSAKRKR, translated from the coding sequence ATGGCCGGCTGTGCTCCACTGCCGGAAAAGCCCGAGGAACAGCCCCCCGTCGTTCAGAGCCATCCCCGAAAAAAGGGCGCGCAACCCAGTGTCTCCGCCCCCCTGCTGCCCGACGCCTATGCGCGCAGCAACTATCGCGACAAAGGCCTGGGCGTCAAGGCCAACAAGCCTGCGGATGCCGACAGGGCAGACTTGCCCGAAGACAGCAACAAGTACGAGCTGAGCCCTCCGCGAGAAAGCGACCAGGCGGGCCTGGCCTCCTGGTATGGCGAGCAGTTCCACGGCCGCAAGACGGCCAGCGGCGAGCGCTTTGACAGCATGGACATGACGGCAGCGCACAAGACCCTGCCTTTCGGGACGCGCGTTTGCGTGCGCAGCTCCGTGACCGGCAAGAGCGTGGTGGTGCGTATCAATGACCGCGGCCCCTTCGCGCCAGGTCGCGTCATCGACCTGAGCAAGGCCGCGGCCCAGGAGCTTGGCATGCTGGGCCTGGGCATCAAGCCCGTGGAGCTGTGGCAGCTGGACGCCGATGAGGACGAGTGCCCGGCCACGCTCAATGCGTCGAGCCGAAAGCGTCACCCCAGTGTGGCGCAGGGCGCTGCCGCCGCCAAGACTCGCGCGGCATCCGCGAATCAGCCCGCGCGCAAGGTCTCCCAGAGCGCCAAGCGCAAACGCTGA
- a CDS encoding 23S rRNA (adenine(2030)-N(6))-methyltransferase RlmJ: MFSYRHAFHAGNHADVLKHTVLIATVQYLTQKEAALTVLDTHGGAGLYRLDGDYASKSGEADEGVLRLAATKEAELAPVLQDYLQMVRRFNQGNAIRNYPGSPFITQALLRGHDRLKAFELHPTDMRSLTGNMAQLEVRRQVAILHEDGFEGVKKFLPPPSRRALLLCDPSYELKTDYGRVLDMAADGLKRFPTGTYAVWYPIIPRPEAHDLPKRLKTMATKAGKSWLHATLTVKSNKTSERGGLPASGMFLINPPFNLKDQLKPAMPQLVKLLGQDSNAGFTLESGG; the protein is encoded by the coding sequence ATGTTCAGTTACCGCCACGCCTTCCATGCAGGCAATCACGCCGATGTGCTCAAGCACACCGTTCTGATTGCCACCGTGCAATACCTCACGCAAAAAGAGGCTGCGCTGACGGTGCTCGACACCCACGGCGGCGCCGGCCTGTACCGCCTGGACGGCGACTACGCCAGCAAGAGCGGCGAGGCCGATGAAGGCGTGCTGCGCCTGGCTGCCACCAAGGAGGCCGAGCTGGCCCCGGTGCTGCAGGACTATCTTCAGATGGTGCGTCGCTTCAACCAGGGCAATGCCATCCGCAACTATCCCGGCTCGCCCTTCATCACCCAGGCGCTGCTGCGCGGTCATGACCGTCTCAAGGCCTTCGAGCTGCACCCCACGGACATGCGCTCGCTGACCGGCAACATGGCCCAGCTGGAAGTCAGGCGCCAGGTCGCCATCCTGCATGAGGATGGCTTCGAAGGTGTGAAGAAATTCCTGCCTCCGCCATCGCGCCGCGCCTTGCTGCTCTGCGATCCGAGCTACGAATTGAAGACCGACTACGGCCGCGTGCTGGACATGGCGGCGGACGGTCTCAAGCGCTTTCCCACAGGCACTTACGCCGTCTGGTACCCCATCATCCCGCGCCCCGAAGCCCATGATCTGCCCAAGCGCCTCAAGACCATGGCCACCAAGGCCGGCAAGAGCTGGCTGCATGCCACGCTCACGGTCAAGAGCAACAAGACCTCCGAACGCGGCGGCCTGCCCGCCAGCGGCATGTTTCTGATCAACCCGCCGTTCAACCTCAAGGATCAGCTCAAGCCCGCCATGCCGCAGCTGGTCAAGCTGCTGGGTCAGGACAGCAATGCAGGATTCACGCTGGAGTCTGGCGGCTGA
- the rplM gene encoding 50S ribosomal protein L13, with amino-acid sequence MSTFSAKPAEVQHEWFVIDATDKVLGRVASEVALRLRGKHKAIYTPHVDTGDYIVIINASKLKVTGTKNLDKVYYRHSGFPGGITATNFRDLQAKFPGRALEKAVKGMLPKGPLGYAMIKKLKVYGGAEHPHTAQQPKALEI; translated from the coding sequence ATGTCTACATTCAGCGCAAAGCCCGCTGAGGTGCAACACGAGTGGTTTGTGATTGACGCCACCGATAAGGTGCTCGGACGTGTCGCCAGCGAAGTGGCACTCCGTCTGCGCGGCAAGCACAAGGCCATTTACACACCTCACGTTGACACCGGTGACTACATCGTCATCATCAACGCCTCCAAGCTCAAGGTCACTGGTACCAAGAACCTGGACAAGGTGTACTACCGTCACTCCGGTTTCCCCGGCGGCATCACTGCCACCAACTTCCGCGACCTGCAAGCCAAGTTCCCTGGCCGTGCTCTCGAGAAGGCCGTCAAGGGCATGCTGCCCAAGGGTCCTCTGGGCTACGCCATGATCAAGAAGCTGAAGGTTTACGGCGGTGCTGAGCACCCCCATACCGCACAGCAGCCTAAGGCTCTGGAAATCTAA
- the rpsI gene encoding 30S ribosomal protein S9: MIGDWNNGTGRRKSSVARVFLKKGSGKITVNGKDIQQYFGRETSIMIAKQPLVLTENLETFDIQVNVHGGGESGQAGATRHGITRALIDYDAALKPALSQAGFVTRDAREVERKKVGLHSARRAKQFSKR, encoded by the coding sequence ATGATTGGTGATTGGAACAATGGCACAGGCCGTCGCAAGTCCAGCGTCGCTCGCGTGTTTCTGAAGAAGGGCTCCGGCAAGATTACTGTGAATGGCAAGGACATTCAGCAGTACTTCGGTCGCGAAACCTCCATCATGATCGCAAAGCAACCCCTGGTTCTGACTGAGAACCTGGAGACTTTCGACATTCAAGTGAACGTCCATGGCGGCGGCGAATCCGGTCAAGCCGGTGCAACCCGTCACGGCATCACCCGTGCCCTGATCGACTATGACGCAGCTCTGAAGCCTGCACTGAGCCAAGCCGGCTTCGTGACTCGCGACGCTCGTGAAGTCGAACGTAAGAAGGTCGGTCTGCACTCCGCACGCCGCGCCAAGCAGTTCTCGAAGCGTTAA
- the erpA gene encoding iron-sulfur cluster insertion protein ErpA, whose amino-acid sequence MSAVAETTTTEMPSPIVFTDSAAAKVADLIAEEGNPDLKLRVFVQGGGCSGFQYGFTFDEITNDDDTTMTKNGVSLLIDSMSYQYLVGAEIDYKEDLQGAQFVIKNPNASTTCGCGSSFSV is encoded by the coding sequence ATGAGCGCCGTTGCTGAAACCACGACCACCGAAATGCCTTCCCCCATCGTCTTCACCGACAGCGCTGCTGCCAAGGTGGCCGATCTGATTGCCGAAGAAGGCAATCCCGATCTGAAGCTGCGCGTTTTTGTGCAAGGTGGTGGCTGCTCCGGTTTCCAGTACGGTTTCACCTTCGACGAGATCACCAACGACGACGACACCACCATGACCAAGAACGGTGTCTCGCTGCTGATCGACTCCATGAGCTATCAGTATCTGGTGGGTGCCGAGATCGACTACAAGGAAGACCTGCAGGGTGCTCAGTTCGTGATCAAGAACCCCAACGCCTCGACCACCTGCGGTTGCGGCTCCAGCTTCTCGGTCTGA
- the mdtD gene encoding multidrug transporter subunit MdtD, with protein sequence MPCRLVPELPMGEMPVMHHSAPHKERLLWLVAIGFFMQSLDATILNTALPAMATELGESPMKMQSVIVAYALTTAMLIPATGWVADRFGTRRVYGWAIGLFVLGSVLCALSPSLPFLIAARVVQGVGGAMMLPVGRLAVLRTYPRGEFIRAMSFIAIPGQVGPLLGPTLGGWMVEYASWHWIFWINVPVGLIGLWATWRWFPRSAPVAVHRFDGTGYAMLAFGMVAISIALDGLSGMGLGMALVVVLMVFGLASLASYWMHALRVDEPLFPPGLFKVRSLRVGLLGNLFTRFGSGAAPFLIPLMLQVGLKMSPMNAGLMMLATVTGSMLVKRIAVRTVQRFGYKRVLQVNSVMLAVMLASFGLVVPGTPVWLLLVQLFIFGGFNSMQFSAMNSVTLKDMEGESASSGNSLLSMVQMLAMSMGVALAGALLTGFSDMWPAHSDERMQAIRATFVTVALMTLAATLVFSQLDADEPVRPAPDGGDA encoded by the coding sequence TTGCCGTGCCGCCTTGTTCCGGAGCTGCCCATGGGTGAGATGCCCGTCATGCACCATAGTGCCCCCCACAAAGAAAGACTGCTGTGGCTGGTGGCCATAGGCTTTTTCATGCAGTCGCTGGACGCGACCATTCTCAACACGGCGTTGCCGGCCATGGCGACCGAGCTGGGCGAGAGCCCGATGAAGATGCAGTCCGTCATCGTGGCCTATGCGCTGACCACGGCCATGCTGATTCCTGCCACGGGCTGGGTGGCCGACCGCTTTGGCACGCGACGTGTCTATGGCTGGGCGATCGGCCTGTTTGTGCTGGGCTCGGTGCTGTGCGCGCTCTCGCCCAGCCTGCCGTTTCTGATCGCGGCACGCGTGGTGCAGGGCGTGGGCGGCGCCATGATGCTGCCCGTGGGGCGGCTGGCCGTGCTGCGCACCTATCCGCGTGGCGAGTTCATTCGCGCCATGAGCTTCATCGCCATACCGGGCCAGGTCGGGCCGCTGCTGGGGCCTACCCTGGGCGGCTGGATGGTGGAGTACGCCAGCTGGCACTGGATCTTCTGGATCAATGTGCCGGTGGGACTGATCGGGCTGTGGGCCACCTGGCGCTGGTTCCCGCGCAGCGCGCCCGTGGCCGTGCACCGCTTTGACGGCACGGGCTACGCCATGCTGGCCTTCGGCATGGTGGCGATTTCCATCGCGCTGGACGGCTTGTCCGGCATGGGACTGGGCATGGCGCTGGTGGTGGTGCTCATGGTGTTCGGCCTGGCCAGCCTGGCCAGCTACTGGATGCATGCGCTGCGCGTGGATGAGCCGCTGTTCCCGCCGGGCCTGTTCAAGGTGCGCTCGCTGCGCGTGGGCCTGCTGGGCAATCTGTTCACCCGCTTCGGCAGCGGTGCCGCTCCGTTTCTGATTCCGCTGATGCTGCAGGTCGGCCTCAAGATGTCGCCCATGAACGCGGGTCTGATGATGCTGGCGACCGTCACCGGCAGCATGCTGGTCAAGCGCATCGCGGTGCGCACGGTGCAGCGCTTTGGCTACAAGCGCGTGCTGCAGGTCAACTCGGTGATGCTGGCGGTGATGCTGGCCTCGTTCGGGCTGGTGGTTCCGGGCACGCCGGTCTGGCTGCTGCTGGTGCAGCTGTTCATCTTCGGCGGCTTCAACTCCATGCAGTTCTCGGCCATGAATTCGGTCACGCTCAAGGACATGGAGGGCGAGTCGGCCAGCAGCGGCAACAGCCTGCTGTCCATGGTGCAGATGCTGGCCATGAGCATGGGCGTGGCACTGGCCGGAGCCTTGCTGACGGGCTTCAGCGATATGTGGCCGGCGCACAGCGACGAGCGCATGCAGGCCATTCGCGCCACCTTCGTGACGGTGGCTCTGATGACGCTGGCGGCCACGCTGGTGTTCAGCCAGCTCGATGCCGACGAGCCCGTGCGTCCGGCTCCCGATGGTGGCGATGCCTGA
- the xdhA gene encoding xanthine dehydrogenase small subunit — protein MSTSQNSQPIRFFHRGEVVEVQGPHPTRSVLQWLREDAHCTGTKEGCNEGDCGACTVVIGELAEAGDTEAINGLRLQTVNACIQFLPSLHGKALFTVEDLKSQCAGKSACAGKPAGPQSLHPVQQAMVECHGSQCGFCTPGIVMTLWSAYEHHQQQGSEPTRQQLADELSGNLCRCTGYRPILDAGQRMFDLPAVRLDTAPVVAALQGLQAEAGDAGLNYAAPQGLRTDFFHAPRTLADLASLCEAKPKARIVAGSTDVGLWVNKQFRDLGDMIYVGDVAEMKRIEVRPDAEGGELYIGAGASLESAWSALVQRWPSLTDVWLRFASTPIRHAGTMGGNVANGSPIGDSPPVLMALDAQIELRKGERVRRMPLTDFYLDYMKNQLESGEFVQALAVPLAAMQRQVRGYKISKRFDCDISALCAGFAVELDGEIVQSIRLAFGGMAATVRRAANAEAALLGKPWSLENVKAAQAALAQDFKPMSDMRASADYRLKVAQNLIQRLWLETRADQPQSTEATSVWSVMPHVVPAAVEQGV, from the coding sequence ATGAGCACCAGTCAGAACTCTCAACCGATACGCTTCTTCCACCGTGGCGAGGTGGTGGAAGTGCAAGGCCCGCACCCCACACGCTCCGTGCTGCAATGGCTGCGCGAGGATGCCCATTGCACGGGCACCAAGGAAGGCTGCAACGAAGGCGATTGCGGTGCCTGCACGGTAGTCATCGGCGAGCTGGCCGAAGCCGGCGATACCGAGGCCATCAACGGCCTGCGCCTGCAGACCGTCAATGCCTGCATTCAGTTTCTGCCCAGCCTGCATGGCAAGGCCCTGTTCACGGTGGAAGACCTCAAGAGCCAGTGCGCGGGCAAGTCTGCCTGCGCCGGCAAGCCGGCAGGCCCGCAAAGCCTGCACCCGGTACAGCAGGCCATGGTGGAGTGCCATGGTTCGCAATGCGGCTTCTGCACGCCCGGCATCGTGATGACGCTGTGGTCGGCCTATGAGCATCACCAGCAGCAAGGCAGCGAGCCCACGCGCCAGCAACTGGCCGACGAACTCTCGGGCAATCTGTGCCGCTGCACGGGCTACCGCCCCATTCTCGATGCCGGTCAGCGCATGTTCGATCTGCCTGCCGTGCGGCTGGATACGGCGCCCGTGGTGGCTGCGCTCCAGGGCCTGCAGGCCGAGGCCGGCGACGCGGGGCTGAACTATGCGGCGCCCCAGGGCCTGCGCACCGACTTCTTCCACGCTCCGCGCACGCTGGCGGATCTGGCCAGCCTGTGCGAGGCCAAGCCCAAGGCCCGCATCGTGGCCGGCTCCACCGATGTGGGGCTCTGGGTCAACAAGCAGTTCCGCGACCTGGGCGACATGATTTACGTCGGCGATGTGGCCGAGATGAAGCGCATCGAAGTGCGGCCCGATGCCGAGGGCGGTGAGTTGTACATCGGCGCCGGGGCTTCGCTGGAGTCCGCCTGGAGCGCGTTGGTGCAGCGCTGGCCCAGTCTGACCGATGTCTGGCTGCGCTTCGCTTCCACGCCCATCCGCCACGCGGGGACCATGGGCGGCAATGTGGCCAATGGTTCGCCGATCGGTGATTCGCCGCCGGTGCTGATGGCGCTGGATGCCCAGATCGAGCTGCGCAAGGGCGAGCGTGTGCGCCGCATGCCGCTGACGGATTTCTATCTGGACTATATGAAGAACCAGCTGGAGTCTGGCGAGTTCGTGCAGGCCCTGGCGGTTCCGCTGGCGGCCATGCAGCGCCAGGTGCGCGGCTACAAGATCAGCAAGCGCTTCGACTGCGATATTTCGGCCCTGTGCGCCGGCTTTGCCGTCGAGCTTGATGGCGAGATCGTGCAATCCATCCGACTGGCATTCGGCGGCATGGCCGCCACGGTCAGAAGAGCTGCCAATGCGGAGGCTGCCTTGCTTGGGAAACCCTGGAGTCTTGAAAATGTGAAGGCTGCTCAGGCCGCACTGGCCCAGGATTTCAAGCCCATGAGCGATATGCGCGCCAGCGCCGACTACCGTCTCAAGGTGGCGCAGAACCTGATCCAGCGTCTGTGGCTGGAAACGCGCGCCGATCAGCCGCAAAGTACCGAGGCGACCAGTGTCTGGAGCGTGATGC